Genomic window (Nymphaea colorata isolate Beijing-Zhang1983 chromosome 1, ASM883128v2, whole genome shotgun sequence):
CTTACTTTGGCTCAATGATTGCAAATTCTTTTCTGGAAAATTACAGTGCACTTGGTTCTGTCTCAAGCACCATGCCATTAATTATGAGGACAACACTATGAGCATAGAGAGTTGGATTTAGACGCATAGATGTGGAAGGCCCAAACATTAAAACAAAACCCTTTTTCCTTCTACACAGTTTCTCTCTTTGgctatttctttctctcttcccaaacttacatatatatatatatatatagatataactTGACATGAGATTgaaggtctttttttttatttgaatgtctGGGTTGTCCAATCTTCAGGGTAAGCGAGTAACCAGTAGCTATAACTTTTAAGAGCCACTCAACTTTTAACAGCCACTCAGTCATCTTACTAAGGTCATCATatgaaataaatagataaatgaGTGAAACAAGAAGACAAATGTATGAACTcatattaaatgacaaaaatgtcatCACCTTTTTTTCGTTGTTTAACTGTTCATTATGTTGGATTGGACGTTCTGTTTAGACAAATGAGAGACTCTCAAAAGATAGGTTGCTGTTcaattttccatatatatatatatatatatatatatatatatatatatagagagagagagagagagagagagagagagagaaagagagcatcCGACAGGTTAAGTTTCACACGTCCATCCACTGGAATTGAACCTTCAAATGGGAAGAACCACACCGTCAATGCACACACACATCCATTTTACGACTCAAATGATGAATTGGAACATTACGTTGTTAGTGAATATCCACATCCCCTCATCGAAAATGGATCTTCAATAAGATGCAAAGCAATATACAAAAGGAGAAAGTCATGTCCGTGAATGATACGCCAAAAAATGgcacaaaaaatttctaatcTTTGACAGATTGGAAACGTGCTACTCACTATAGGATTCTTAATAAAATACAAGACTAACCATGTGAAGCACTATCTCGGTCATAGAAATGGTAATgaatgaaaaagaggaaaagaaaaagaataaacagaGGCTTTGTAAATTCTTACTCCCAACATGATACTTTGTCTTCTTCTCATTTCCATCTTGATGCTACAGAGCACCATAACTCGAGACTTAGGCCTGTTAAGGGGAACAGCACTTTCGATGGAGAGAAGAACCGACCAGCATCAGCTGAATATCCGCATAGCACATTTCCTtgcaaatgaaaagaataagaatCGTAAAATAATGACAAGATCCCAACGTTGGAGGCAAGATTCTGTTCGTCTCAGGTATAAAGAGGTGGAATCAATGCATCAGGGTGACCGGAAAGATTCTGGACATCGAAGAGGAATGTCTTCAGGAGCAAACCCATCTTCCTCACTATATTTTGAAAGGCGCACTGACAAGGAAGACATACCTGAGATGAGAGGCAAAAAGGAATAATGTTGGAATTCTTGAATGTATGCACCTTTAATAACCCATTAAATTGATTCGCATACATACCATCACCCATATCTTTGGTTTTGTGAAGCAAGAAGGTACCCGAGAGAATAGTCACAAACCCACACATCTCAGTGACGATCTGTGATGGATCTTGGCGATCCCAATCCTGGTAAACAGAACGAATGACATCGTTGAGATAAAAAGTGTAATCCATCCTGGCAACAAAGAAAGTTTTTGTCCTGTGgagcaaagaaaaaaactacTAATCCAAGTATGCAGCTTAAGGCATATTCTCATAAGCGTGCAAGTTTCCAGAGAAAAAGCAGCCACCAGAATATTCTCATAAACATGCAAAGGTGcagagggaagggaaggagagaggaagggagtggtggggggggggagagagagagattattttACGAACTATGCAAATTGGTGGTTTTTAAGAATATACAAATTGAATGGAATAGAATGACTAAAAAAcgacaagaaaaaaatcactCACCCAAAGTCTTTTCAGAGTAAACAAACCAAAATTAACACATCCACAATGTCAGACTAATCATGATTCATATCAAGCTTAAATAACTGCTTATATTTGCTACAGAGTGCAGCATAACAAGCGTAACTAATATTCTCTCAAAACACATGCATGCAAATATAAGTGCACGCTTAGTAGTCAGAAGGGCTATGCAGGCCGAAGGGGTGGCCCTCCAAAAAGGCAAGGCCTAGGTGGGCCAAAAAACAGTgtatgaaaggaaaatggtaaggaagaagagaaaaggagaagaaaaacaagaagaaagagaaaaaagaacaaaaaaggtaAACGtagcaaaacaaaagaaaagagaaactgaTGATTTAACTTTGATATTTCATTGCATGCTATTAGAATTTGTTTAATTGTTTAGTAACTGATGATTTAACTTTGATATTTCATTGCATGCTATTAGAATTTGTTTATATTGCTTTGCTCGTTTACTATAGAAAGCAGCTCATCTCTAGTTTAGTGCCGCTATAGCTTCTAGTTATTTCACACTTGATATTATTAGATTACTTACTGCCTTAGAATAATTTAACTAGTGTTCTAGTTCAGTTTCAGATTCACTTCACTTGCATTAGAAGGACAAGGCAATGCCTTGGCCAAAAACAATATATGGAGCGAAAACAGACGAGAATGAAGAATAGGAGAacaagaaaaccaagaaaaaaagaagcaaagaaaaagacCAGAAGGataaaggaatgagaaaaggtaaaaaatagaagaaacaaaattggAGAAAACATCTCCTTTGTGTTAAGGCGCCTAGGTGGCCCAGCCTACTTGAAAACTTGGGCACCTAGGACCTAGGCAGGCAATGCACCGCACTTTGGAGTACCAAGCATGCATATACTAAATAGATAGGCGTCCTGTGATGGTTCAATTCATTTACTGAAATACTTGTTTTAGGCGAAAGTGCTTCAATATATAGTGGTTATTTATGAGTTTTCATTTACTTGTTATAACAACAGAACAGCATAAAAGcatcaagaaaaacataaaaatgatgccAGTACAAAGACCCATGGTAACAAGTGCGGAAAACTAGGTAAGTTAAGCATGTAATATAGATTGATTTGATCCCAGCTTAAATTGCAGATAAATCCTTTTTACAAAAGGTAAGCTCACAAAAAAAGCAATATATGCAACCCATATGAACTGAAGAATTAGCATGCCAACCCCAAAAGTATCACCAAATTCTGCAGCAATACCTTCATAACAAAAAGCTAGAGAAATAATATGAAGCAATTTTTGTTTCACAATAAGGATCCTCAAAATTTATGGAATAGCAGGTAACAGCAAACTAATTACCTTAAACATTATGATGCTTGCCAAAATTGTGAAAGAAGTGAACATGACATAATATATTGGTGATACCACTGCAGTGTTGAATGTATCCAATGCCTGCAAATAAAGAATTCATTCAAGCATCAGAGTAAGAAGATGGAGGATAGTACCGTCTGCAATGTTATAGTCATTATTGACATAAAACAAGAGAGTAAAAAACCTAGAATCCTGATCTGATGGTATAACCAACAGAATAAAATCATAGAAAATTTAATGTCTTTGTAaccattatttatttatataatggTTCTGAACTATTTTATGATTTATAGTAACTACAATCTTGTTTCTCATCCAGCCACCAAATATTCAATCTATGTAGATAAATGTGCTTAAGGTGATATATTTACCTTTAATAGTCTTCCATCACAATCTCACAATTCATGAACAGGGAGACACTCTTAAAACTTGAAAGTGTTCAAACGACCATGTCCAGTTCATTGTAATAAATGAAAACAGTGattcaaattttactttttcttgttgCAGCTACACAAATTAAGGTCGAGGACGTCTCCATAAGAATTCATGGCACATCACGAATAACTCTGTAAGTCATGCAAAATGGCATCACCAGTGCTTCCATAAAATGGAAGCATCAAAACCAATTGCACTACACTTAGGTGTTCTTAGGGAATTCCATTCTTGGCCATTTATCCAGAATTTTCACCTAGCCACTCCTTTGTGAAAGTAAGATCCAAATCAAAgtaacaataacaacaacaacaacaataataataacaataagaaAACCAATAATAATAAGTTTTTGACCCATATGTTCAGGAAGAGGTACTCAAAAACCTATTGGAACATGGAAGCACTAAGTTAAGAAGAAGCATAATTGGATGCcaggtgccggtgccggtgcaggacatcccaaaaaaattgggtgcaagGGTGCAtaaagagtgtgtgtgtgtgtgtgtgtatatatatatattcatggtatatatatataattatatggttgtttcttagcttaatttgTCTTTTCGTTTATTTTTATTactgtaaataaagaaagatagggagatagagaagaaaaaagaaggaaaaatttttgaaagggaaTAGAAGAGGGTGCAGTTGGGGCGCAAGTTGGAGCCACATCAGCATCTGCACCCACACCCGCGTCGCATCAACGCAGGTGTGCCCTTTCATTGAAGAGTCCTTATGACAGTATAAAATTGATAAACACAAACTCTAATAGTTTGAGAAGATGGTAGACAACTAGTACTCTAAGAAGACGCAAGATATTCAGATGATTTATTAGTTGCCATATGCTTAGTACTAATGAAAAGCAGTATGAAAAATGCAATTATGTCAACCAAAGTTGACCATGCCACAGTTATGGATGACAGCTTGCAGGAGGTACTTAACaggttttcttgaaaatgtaAAGTATATGATGTAtaaatgactgacaaattaatTGCTTACTCGGATTCTGATAGGCATGCATGCATATGCTGAAAAACTAATCAAGCATGATTTGTTTATTCAATCATGACGTAGTGTGGTTTAGGGGCAGATCGGATCCCAGATTCAGATCCAGTTAAGCtttagatttagttttattTGGCATTGATATTCTTTAGTGTTGGAGCCTTTTGTTTAGTGGGTCTGAGATCCAATTCGATCTAGGGCTTAGGCCTCTTAGAAAGGCATTTTCATTTATTGGGGACTAATTGCTGATAAGAAAAACCCTAATTTCCCTTTATTATTAAATTATCTCTCTTTTTCCGTGTAGTTTTCCTTCATGCTTAAACTTCTCATGCTTTTCTTGTGGGGATTAGTGAGGAACTTTAATCACTGTGTCAAGTCACAAAGACAACAATATTGGATATCCGCAAGAGTCACATGCATGTCTGAATTAGCAAGCTGTATACCCTAAGCATATCCAAGTCAATGACAACCGAATAATTGGAATCTACAACATCATGCTAAACAGATGGAAAGAAAATCAGCAGATCAGCAGGAGAAatctcatgaaaaacaaaaaagaaagtgcCCATGATAACAAGTAATGGGAACACATGCCCACAGCCTTCTATAGCTTCTCATGAATGATACTCAGAAGTTATAACTTATTCCATGTACAAAGAAGTTAGATACAGGAAGAAAAGTTGTGCAGGTCTACAAACACAAGAACACAAGTCCAAGAAAGCTAGCAATTCTCCATGATTAGTATtatatctttctttatttaacaACGCCTAAGACAATTCAGTAAAGATGTATAACTATCAGCTAAACATCCCAACAATCACTGTCAGGCATGGATATGACTTACTTTATTAAGATAGTTCATCTGAGTCACAACACAAACAGCTACAACCAAAGTGAATGTCCACGTCTGAGGATATATAAGCTGATTTGTTCCTGAGAATGTTAGTTTTAGGGCAATGCCAAGGGCTTTGACACTCATTACCTGCCAagcagaaacaagaacatcagATATTTAATGCCATCAAAACAAAGTATAGAATGATGTACAATGCCATCATGGCAAAAATAACATACCGACAGAGATCCAACAAGTGAACAGATGCCAATATACACCATGATATGCGTTTGTCCATACTGTGGGATGAAATGAATTATGAGTACAAAAACTGCCAGTATTACCAGAAAGGCATAAAATAGAAAAcctgcaaaaaacaaaaaatctgaaGTAAGAATTATATACCTCATCAAGTTCTGAACTACAGGGACATTTACTTCAAGATCTATATCATGACAGCAGAACAGAAAAGATACACGGAATATGAGACAGTTGAAACTGTACGGAAATGCTACCTGGTTCAGTAGCAAGATCCCACACCTCCCTCACTGATTCAATTTCACGTTCTGGAGGAGCATGTAATACAATAGTTGTTGAACCCACCACACAAAGGACACAACCAAGAATTCCAAAAATGTGAAGCTTTTCCTGCAAAATAATATGTGCAAGCACCGCACTGCAACATGTGATATCATTAACTGAAGATACACATAAAAATGCATACTTAAATCATTCCAtattgaaagaacaaaaaaataatttgtgaATGACGAATATACTCCATACCTAATAATTATACTGAGAGCACCCAACGGGGTCACGAGAATTGCCGGAGCAAATGCGTAAGCTGCAAAATTTGCTATTTCTCCAACAATCACTGGTTCAATAAAATAACTATTAGTCAAAGAAGTTTATATAGAAGACCGACTCCCTGGACAAACCATAAACAACACAAACCATTCCAAGGAAATCAGGTCCAAGAAGTAAGCACATTAACGAACTAAGAGCATGGCAAAATAATGCTAAACAATTGACGCTATAGACAGATGCATATATCTGGTTCAAGATCCAGCTGTTCCAGGTTGGAAGGTTCAAACTTGGGTTTAAGGCAAGCAACTTGACAAATGGATGACATGAAGCCTGAAGGATAAAACAGCAACttctacattttcttttaaCAGCACAGATCTATAACATTTCCTTTTAACAGCATAGGTTATAAAGGGTTGGAAGATCTGAGATAAATCGAGGAAACACTCAATAAGCAATCAATTCATGCCATGGCTAGAACCGCATCAGTCACCGGTCTTACTGCCCATGTAGCAAGACCAGAGATAGCTTCAGCCCTGAACTCTAGCTCCCACACAAATCTGAATAAAACATTGTTCACGGTCTTTTGTAATTGAAATTTGAAGGATCCATTATATGTGTGTTCTGGGCTATgccacatgggtgcgggtgcgggatGCGGGAAGGTTCAAAAAAACTTTGGTGCGGGTGCAACAAgggtttatgattttcaagtCAAAGAAAACGTTAAAAAAGGACATATTTGTCCTCCGCATGTCCTGACCACACCCGACTCATTGTTGACCAGAGTCAGGTGAACCTCCGATGCGTCGTCCATTTCAACGGGTGCGGCAAACTGCACTGGACACGCATTGACCGTGTCCAGCGCTGTGTCGGGCCACACCCACACCTGCACCGGTGCGGCAGCCTGTTAGATGAatctgtgtgacataggttttgggaacaaaaaaagaagggtGCAGGTGGATGGTTTGGTTTCTGGTCTTGACTTAATAACCTAAAATTAGTcacaataacaaataaaattatattgttaaaaaaagCGTCAATTTTTCTTATGCATGTACCAGTGCATGTTCAAACGTGAAAGGGATGCAGTGCACATAAACTGCAAAATATATATTCGCACACATACATGTAGTTTTATGTATCTTAAACAAGACAGAAACAGCTAGAGCCTAGATACAGGCTTTTGAGTTGCCCAGGCCCCAAAGTACATATTTTGAGAAGTTTATGACTCAAATGAGATGAAATGGGTTGTAACAATTTAAGAGATTTTTCCTTGCAAATAAAAGGCTTAACCATCCTCAAGCAATTGGTTACTACATGGATAAGTACACAAGGAACATGAAAAAGTAGAGTTTACAAACACATTAAGAAGAACATCTGTTGCATCAATTATTGAAGTGCACATGAGTGTCTACAATTAAACACCTGTGCATCACAAGACGCCAGTGATAAGAAGAGGTTCCCTTCACAAGCGTTTTTGGAGCAAAGAAAGAAGTGTACAGCCAAGTGACCGTGTATTACTCACACCGAAAGCTATATATTTTTCTAGCTTAAATCATCTTTCCTTCGTTTTGAGAAAGGGACATTTTGGAAATGCAGAGCCAGTCATGTCACGCCCAAAAAGGTGCCGCGCATGTCAACACAGCTAAATATAACATCGATACAGGAGAGAGGagtctcatttttcctttttggttctTTGTTACGTAAATTGTATCTTCATGAATATAACTTATGAATATGTctctgtttatatatatatatatatatatatatatatatatatatatatatatatatatatatatatatatatatatatatatatatatatatatatatatatattagagatagagagagagagagaaagagctggCTTTGGAAAAGTTAAACTCACTTGTTATCATGCCTGCCCACCAAAGTGGTTCATATAGGTACGAATAACCACCAACTCCTGCAAAGtgtagaagaaaaagagagatcaTTACTGCCAGATAGAGAGATTCAAGGCAATTAAAAGTAAAACACAAATTTCAACAACATAAGGACGGTACTTATCGAAGGCAAAAAATGAAAGCATGGACctagaaaaaaactttttcatcATTCAATCGTCTCagattttccaaaataaaaattctacTTCCTACATGGAAAAAGAAAcctttaaagaaaaacatattgTTCTGGAAAACCAAGTGGATATGCAAATAGCGATTCAAATCATAAGTTGGTGTTATTTGGGATAGGTTAGCAGAAGCAACCAACCATAATGGAACAAGTACAGTATCACTAAGGGATTCAACTATGAAAATTCTGTACCATAAAGCTTAACTAACTAAAAACCTCTGTGGCATGCCTTATTGGCTATGTTcagaaaaacattcaaatccAAGATTATCAAGTGCTGGACTCAATCTCAAACATTCTCTATGCAACCATCAACTCATGACAACTCAGACCCGGCATCTGGCAAAGGATTCCAAGTCCAAGAAAAGGATTTACAAAAGGACACCTAACTAAAACAAATACATCCTAGAGAAGATTATACATCCTCATCACTCTTAGAAACACCAAAGCTCAATGACCACATGCTGCTTTCTCGTACCACAATCCAtaatgacaagaaaaagaaaaactgttggAAATAGAACAATGACTAAATGTCTCCAAGAACGAACTAAGAATTCCTGTAAAGAGAAGCAATAAAGACAGCCAGCCTAGCACGAAAATATCACAAACTGctgtatatatatgaaacacaAACATATGCAGGCCAAGAGGAACTTTGTAAAGGGACAACTCCTTTCTAAGGATAGAAGGGAGCAACCATCAGTCAGATTCATCTTCAATTAAGTTCCTGATCCATACATCTAACCATCTGGAAGATACAGAGAAAGGCGATCTATAGCAACTCCATCAGATCCATTAGTTATCAGCTCCCAAAGGACGCAAGGCAATCCATATTCGACACACTCAAAGAACTGTAAcacatggaaacatgaaaaacacatAATTGTCTCGAAGTAGAAACCGCACCTGCTCGGACACCGGATGCACCGGCCTTCTTCAGTCCCTTCTTCTTAATGATAAAACTGGCGCCGATGAAGAAGCTGGAAGACAGAGCCAGTATCAAACCCTTCACATTGTCCGAAGACATGCCCTTGTACGAGGGGATGTTCCCTGACGCATCCGCcatccctccctccctccctcactctctctctctctgcctccaAAACGCGCCAAGACTACCGATTGTTGCTCAACATGACCAAAAGTTCAACTTTCTTCACCGCCTCTTGCTAATCATTTCCACCACTAGCAATGGAAACCATGCTTAGATTCAATTGTGGAGGAGAGAGGAAGgtggagaagagaagaggaatCACAAAAACAGCGTGCCCTTGATTTATTTCCTAATGGCGTTAATCCATGCCAATCGTTAGTACTTACTACAGTAAGAACGGTAACAAGGAAAGAGGGGGAAATAAAGGATAGGTAGATCTCGACACGAGCCTTTTTATTTTAAGTGCAGCTGTACTCAGAGTTTTTTGCTGCACAACCAACCAACCGAAAAGGcttccccctccccctctctccgcccttctctttctcttcgtcttTTCTACTTTCTTTTTTCGCCTATCCGTTGCTGGTGGTGTTGCTGCTGCTTGCTCTTCCTTGTGAGATCGATTCGGAGGAAAGAAATGGAATCACCACAATAAAGGAAGTCCAGTTTTGCTGGAATCGTCGTCGTTTTCTACAGAGGAAGAacgaaggagagagaggaggtggGGATGGAGAGATAAATGAGAGTCAGAGAGTGGGGACGAcgctctctcctctcctctctctctctctctctctctctatctatctctctgcTCAATCGAAGACACCTTCCGGGAAACAGAAGCAAGGAATAAATATTACAGAAAAGACTGTCGTCTTattcccctttcttcttcctgtgcGTTACTGCGGTTTGGTCTTTACTTCGCCGCTTCCCTGATGCTCAGATCTCCCCCCTTCAACACTGTGGAAAATTTCGATCTCAAACCCATACTTTAGTCATAATTTTCGAAAAGGCCTTGCGTCTGACGTTGAGTTCACGTTTTAATGCAAGAAATAATGCTAAAAATCACGGTAAAGACTgtaagaaacaaacaagaaaatcacAGCATGATAAgcttttcatgttcttttctacTTAGTTAAGAGATGGTGTGGTCTGGCTTTTTTAAGTACTCAGGTTCGAAAAAGGTCTTAAAGTATATTCTATAAAAATTTATGGAAACAGGCACATGACATTTTTTAGGGACGATAGAATAAAACACTCACcctcaaaaataaataaataagccaTTCGTAGAGCCATGATATTTTTGGTTGAGAAATCTAATGTGTGTCTCACATGTGATTAGATCTAAGTCCTGCCTCAATTTTGATGAGATTTTAGAATGTCCGATATAATCAACGGCGTACACCAACCCCTATGTAGCTCTGTGGCTAACCTTaatcttaattttgaataaCAAGAgatcatttttttgtcatttttattattaaccTGCACTAATTATGATCAATCTTGTGGTATGTTTGAGTGAGGAATCATATGAGGCACCTGAATCACGAGATAAATtgtaaatcttttattttttttttttaaaaaaacttagaTGTGAAGTTTTTGCTCCTTAACATGGATTTGTAAATCCACTGTGTGTGTCTCATAAACTTgcatattttaaatcaaatttgaggTTATTAATATAATAAGCGATGAAAAAAACtggcattttaaaaaataccaaaacaaattttcaaataatgaAGCAATTTTACAAATGTGTCAAATGCTGAGCACCttttattaactttttaaaatatagTTTGAGCTTTTTTCAGTAAAAGTAAAAGTGTCACAGGAAGATTAGAAATATGACTATGTAAGGCAGGTCCttgaaatatgtaaaagaatAGGGAGCCGGGACTTcggttcttttcttcctccacGTTCCTCAATCCAGCGGTGaaagttttcacttttttgccATCCACCGACCCGAGGGGGTGCCGACGCCTTGACGGGTCGGACCATCGTCGATATTGTGTGGTCCGGACTCGGATTTGGTCTGGACAAGGTGAGAAATCCTGTCTGAATTTAGTCAAATTTTGCCTAGGGAGGTAAAAGAATCGCGATGTGGTTCGATTCTgccttattcaaatccaaatccagggCACCAATTACTAAGtctcaatttcaaatttgagtATCAAAACATCAAGTAAACTCAAACCAAATCCGAATCTAAAAACCTGATATTatgagaaaagatgaaaaactttatttttccaGCTTTTTCGGGTGAATGAGAGGATTATCCACTGCTGGGCAAGAGTCAAAGcttattttcttcttgcccttgaaAGTCTAGAATTTCGTTGGTACCAAGTAGTGAGACCTTTATGTATTTCAACCCTAGTCACAAATAaagtcttggagttttaaattgcgaatttttttatgttataatacagtgaacttgaaaaaaatgagaaaaatacggaatttttttttaaaattttgaaaactaaaaataaaaaaaactaaaaaactaataatacaaacatcaaaagataagtagatttacaacaactaaaaataaaaaatgaaaaaaaaaatgtttgacattaaaaaactaaaaaaacgagaaaaaatgcattaaaaacacatttttttcaattttattttttttcaaaaaaatgcatttttttagttttaaacgatgtgttttttgtgactatgatttcAACTTACTCGTATGCCCACCCTCTCATGGTGCAGAAGCAAGGGCAGATATACGTAGGGTTTTCAGGGGGCGTATGCCCCAAGAATGTGAAACCTTAAATTTACTGTTGGAT
Coding sequences:
- the LOC116256063 gene encoding probable magnesium transporter NIPA4 isoform X1 yields the protein MADASGNIPSYKGMSSDNVKGLILALSSSFFIGASFIIKKKGLKKAGASGVRAGVGGYSYLYEPLWWAGMITMIVGEIANFAAYAFAPAILVTPLGALSIIISAVLAHIILQEKLHIFGILGCVLCVVGSTTIVLHAPPEREIESVREVWDLATEPGFLFYAFLVILAVFVLIIHFIPQYGQTHIMVYIGICSLVGSLSVMSVKALGIALKLTFSGTNQLIYPQTWTFTLVVAVCVVTQMNYLNKALDTFNTAVVSPIYYVMFTSFTILASIIMFKDWDRQDPSQIVTEMCGFVTILSGTFLLHKTKDMGDGMSSLSVRLSKYSEEDGFAPEDIPLRCPESFRSP
- the LOC116256063 gene encoding probable magnesium transporter NIPA4 isoform X2 produces the protein MADASGNIPSYKGMSSDNVKGLILALSSSFFIGASFIIKKKGLKKAGASGVRAGVGGYSYLYEPLWWAGMITMIVGEIANFAAYAFAPAILVTPLGALSIIISAVLAHIILQEKLHIFGILGCVLCVVGSTTIVLHAPPEREIESVREVWDLATEPGFLFYAFLVILAVFVLIIHFIPQYGQTHIMVYIGICSLVGSLSVMSVKALGIALKLTFSGTNQLIYPQTWTFTLVVAVCVVTQMNYLNKALDTFNTAVVSPIYYVMFTSFTILASIIMFKDWDRQDPSQIVTEMCGFVTILSGTFLLHKTKDMGDVRLSKYSEEDGFAPEDIPLRCPESFRSP